In a single window of the Verrucomicrobiaceae bacterium genome:
- a CDS encoding argininosuccinate synthase, which translates to MSQKIVLAYSGGLDTSVLLSWIKDTYQAEVIAFCANIGQDDELKGLNAKAKKTGASKIYIDDLQEEFARDFIFPMIQAGAIYEGQYFLGTSIARPLIAKRMVEIAKAEKAGAIAHGATGKGNDQVRFELTAAALAPEIDIIAPWRDERFRTQFPGRAEMIAYCEEKKIPVQASAKKPFSMDRNLLHISYEAGILEDPWFDASDPKYKDYFNTLSVFPEDAPEKGETVILEFEKGNCIAVNGKVLDPLAVMKMLNKLGGKHGVGRVDMVENRFVGMKSRGVYETPGGSILHFAHRQIESLTMDREVMHLRDSLIPKYAQLVYNGFWYAPERLALQALVTESQQKVSGTVRVKLYKGNIIAAGRKSLYSLYNPQIATMEADPTKAYNQDDATGFIRLNGLRLKTAALRDRKK; encoded by the coding sequence ATGAGCCAAAAAATCGTCCTCGCATACTCCGGCGGCCTCGACACCTCCGTCCTTCTTTCCTGGATCAAAGACACCTATCAGGCCGAAGTGATCGCCTTTTGTGCCAATATCGGCCAGGACGATGAGTTGAAGGGGCTCAACGCGAAGGCTAAAAAGACTGGTGCCTCCAAAATCTACATCGATGACCTCCAAGAGGAGTTCGCCCGCGATTTCATCTTCCCCATGATCCAGGCCGGAGCCATCTACGAAGGCCAGTACTTCCTAGGCACCTCCATCGCCCGCCCCCTCATCGCCAAACGCATGGTCGAGATCGCCAAAGCTGAAAAAGCCGGAGCTATCGCCCACGGCGCCACCGGCAAAGGCAACGACCAAGTCCGCTTTGAGCTCACCGCAGCCGCTTTGGCTCCAGAAATCGACATCATTGCCCCCTGGCGTGACGAGCGCTTCCGCACCCAGTTTCCAGGCCGCGCCGAAATGATCGCCTACTGCGAAGAAAAGAAAATTCCTGTCCAAGCTAGCGCCAAAAAGCCCTTCTCCATGGACCGGAACCTCCTTCACATCAGCTATGAAGCCGGCATCCTCGAAGACCCCTGGTTCGACGCCAGCGATCCCAAATACAAAGACTACTTCAACACCCTCTCCGTCTTCCCAGAAGACGCCCCAGAAAAAGGCGAAACCGTCATCCTTGAGTTCGAAAAAGGCAACTGCATCGCGGTGAACGGCAAAGTGCTCGATCCGCTCGCCGTCATGAAAATGCTCAACAAGCTCGGCGGTAAACATGGCGTGGGCCGCGTCGATATGGTGGAAAACCGCTTCGTCGGCATGAAAAGCCGCGGCGTCTATGAAACCCCCGGCGGCAGCATCCTCCACTTCGCCCACCGCCAGATCGAGAGCCTCACCATGGACCGCGAAGTCATGCACCTGCGTGACAGCCTCATCCCCAAATACGCCCAACTCGTCTATAATGGCTTCTGGTACGCCCCTGAGCGCCTCGCCCTCCAGGCACTCGTCACCGAGAGCCAGCAAAAAGTCAGCGGCACCGTCCGGGTGAAGCTCTACAAAGGCAACATCATCGCCGCAGGTCGCAAGAGCCTCTACAGCCTCTACAACCCGCAGATCGCCACCATGGAAGCAGACCCCACCAAGGCCTACAACCAAGACGACGCCACCGGCTTCATCCGCCTCAACGGCCTGCGCCTAAAAACCGCCGCCCTCCGCGACCGGAAGAAATAA